From a region of the Lepus europaeus isolate LE1 chromosome 17, mLepTim1.pri, whole genome shotgun sequence genome:
- the ZNF248 gene encoding zinc finger protein 248 isoform X3, which yields MNKSQNHGPGSHTWNMGSGVKTASKPRRAGVREKVSFKDVCVDFTQEEWYLLDPAQRVLYRDVILENYSNLVSVGYCFTKPEVVFKIEQGEEPWILEKGFSSQSHSERKWKIDDPLESSQDNPDEHFWQLVFTSNKTGCLILRAEGSN from the exons AACCATGGACCAGGGTCCCACACTTGGAACATGGGCTCTGGTGTCAAGACTGCCAGCAAGCCAAGAAGGGCTGGGGTAAGG GAAAAAGTGTCATTCAAGGATGTGTGCGTGGACTTCACCCAGGAAGAATGGTACCTGCTGGACCCTGCCCAGAGGGTGCTGTACAGAGATGTGATCCTGGAAAATTACAGCAACCTTGTCTCAGTAG GGTATTGCTTTACTAAGCCAGAAGTGGTCTTCAAGATAGAACAAGGAGAAGAGCCCTGGATATTAGAGAAGGGATTCTCAAGCCAGAGCCACTCAG aaaggaaatggaaaattgaTGACCCATTAGAGAGCAGCCAAGACAATCCAGATGAACATTTCTGGCAGCTTGTATTCACCAGCAACAAAACA GGATGTCTGATCCTTAGAGCTGAAGGATCCAACTGA
- the ZNF248 gene encoding zinc finger protein 248 isoform X2 encodes MNKSQEKVSFKDVCVDFTQEEWYLLDPAQRVLYRDVILENYSNLVSVGYCFTKPEVVFKIEQGEEPWILEKGFSSQSHSERKWKIDDPLESSQDNPDEHFWQLVFTSNKTVSVESGDRVRKISNLGTDPVSSRNFPCKVCDSCELSLKNISGLLTGKKNYSRKKSNELNVCEKLLLDIRHEKIAAGGKSGKYLQKRNVLSHHHGLTQPGFDPPFQYNENGQGFPEEAAFLTHQRSQLGETVCKYNECGRTFIDSLKLRGSPRTHLEMEPDECSVCGKSFYMDLRFGHQRALTRDNLYEYNEYGQIFCDNSTFIIHQGAYSRKISQEYKVSDKTWEKSPLFKHQLVHMVEKPYDYKENGNNFSKKSHLTQLRRGHSGEKTFECGECGKTFWEKSNLTQHQRTHTGEKPYECAECGKAFCQKPHLTNHQRTHTGEKPYECKQCGKTFCVKSNLTEHQRTHTGEKPYECNVCGKSFCHRSALTVHQRTHTGEKPFICNECGKSFCVKSNLIVHQRTHTGEKPYKCNECGKTFCEKSALTKHQRTHTGEKPYECNACGKTFSQRSVLTKHQRIHARVKALSAS; translated from the exons GAAAAAGTGTCATTCAAGGATGTGTGCGTGGACTTCACCCAGGAAGAATGGTACCTGCTGGACCCTGCCCAGAGGGTGCTGTACAGAGATGTGATCCTGGAAAATTACAGCAACCTTGTCTCAGTAG GGTATTGCTTTACTAAGCCAGAAGTGGTCTTCAAGATAGAACAAGGAGAAGAGCCCTGGATATTAGAGAAGGGATTCTCAAGCCAGAGCCACTCAG aaaggaaatggaaaattgaTGACCCATTAGAGAGCAGCCAAGACAATCCAGATGAACATTTCTGGCAGCTTGTATTCACCAGCAACAAAACAGTAAGTGTAGAAAGTGGTGACAGAGTAAGGAAAATTTCTAATCTGGGCACAGACCCTGTTTCTTCAAGAAATTTTCCCTGTAAAGTTTGTGATTCATGTGAACTAagcttgaaaaatatttcaggcTTACTTACTGGTAAAAAGAACTATTCCAGAAAGAAGTCTAATGAGCTTAATGTTTGTGAGAAGTTACTCCTTGATATTAGGCATGAGAAGATTGCTGCTGGAGGGAAATCcggtaaatatttacaaaaaaggaATGTCCTTAGTCATCACCATGGTCTCACTCAGCCAGGTTTTGACCCACCTTTTCAGTATAATGAAAATGGACAAGGCTTCCCTGAGGAGGCAGCCTTTTTAACACATCAGAGATCTCAGCTGGGAGAGACGGTCTGTAAATATAATGAATGTGGAAGAACCTTCATTGACAGTTTAAAGCTCCGTGGATCTCCGAGAACTCatttggaaatggagccagaTGAATGCAGTGTGTGTGGGAAGTCTTTCTACATGGATTTAAGGTTTGGACATCAGAGAGCTCTTACAAGGGACAATCTTTATGAATACAATGAGTACGGTCAGATTTTCTGTGACAATTCAACTTTCATTATCCACCAGGGAGCTTACTCAAGAAAGATTTCCCAGGAATATAAAGTGAGTGACAAAACTTGGGAAAAATCCCCCCTCTTTAAACATCAGCTAGTACATATGGTAGAAAAGCCCTATGActacaaagaaaatggaaataatttcagTAAGAAGTCACATCTCACCCAGCTTCGGAGAGGTCACTCAGGAGAAAAAACCTTTGAATGTGGTGAATGTGGGAAGACCTTCTGGGAGAAGTCAAACCTCACCCAGCATCAgaggacacacacaggggagaagccctatGAGTGTGctgagtgtgggaaagccttttgcCAGAAACCACACCTTACCAACCATCAGCGGACACACACAGGAGAAAAACCCTACGAATGTAAGCAGTGTGGAAAAACGTTCTGTGTGAAGTCAAACCTCACTGAACATCAAAGGacccacacaggggagaaaccctatgaatgtaacgTGTGTGGGAAATCCTTCTGCCACAGGTCTGCCCTAACCGTCCATCAAAGAACGCACACGGGGGAAAAACCCTTTAtatgtaatgaatgtgggaaaTCCTTCTGCGTGAAGTCGAACCTCATTGTacatcagagaactcacacaggggagaaaccctataaATGTAACGAATGTGGGAAAACTTTCTGTGAAAAGTCAGCTCTCACTAAACaccagagaactcacacaggggagaaaccctatgagtGTAATGCATGCGGCAAGACCTTCAGTCAGCGGTCAGTACTCACgaaacatcaaagaattcacGCGAGGGTGAAAGCTCTTTCAGCATCCTGA
- the ZNF248 gene encoding zinc finger protein 248 isoform X1 gives MNKSQNHGPGSHTWNMGSGVKTASKPRRAGVREKVSFKDVCVDFTQEEWYLLDPAQRVLYRDVILENYSNLVSVGYCFTKPEVVFKIEQGEEPWILEKGFSSQSHSERKWKIDDPLESSQDNPDEHFWQLVFTSNKTVSVESGDRVRKISNLGTDPVSSRNFPCKVCDSCELSLKNISGLLTGKKNYSRKKSNELNVCEKLLLDIRHEKIAAGGKSGKYLQKRNVLSHHHGLTQPGFDPPFQYNENGQGFPEEAAFLTHQRSQLGETVCKYNECGRTFIDSLKLRGSPRTHLEMEPDECSVCGKSFYMDLRFGHQRALTRDNLYEYNEYGQIFCDNSTFIIHQGAYSRKISQEYKVSDKTWEKSPLFKHQLVHMVEKPYDYKENGNNFSKKSHLTQLRRGHSGEKTFECGECGKTFWEKSNLTQHQRTHTGEKPYECAECGKAFCQKPHLTNHQRTHTGEKPYECKQCGKTFCVKSNLTEHQRTHTGEKPYECNVCGKSFCHRSALTVHQRTHTGEKPFICNECGKSFCVKSNLIVHQRTHTGEKPYKCNECGKTFCEKSALTKHQRTHTGEKPYECNACGKTFSQRSVLTKHQRIHARVKALSAS, from the exons AACCATGGACCAGGGTCCCACACTTGGAACATGGGCTCTGGTGTCAAGACTGCCAGCAAGCCAAGAAGGGCTGGGGTAAGG GAAAAAGTGTCATTCAAGGATGTGTGCGTGGACTTCACCCAGGAAGAATGGTACCTGCTGGACCCTGCCCAGAGGGTGCTGTACAGAGATGTGATCCTGGAAAATTACAGCAACCTTGTCTCAGTAG GGTATTGCTTTACTAAGCCAGAAGTGGTCTTCAAGATAGAACAAGGAGAAGAGCCCTGGATATTAGAGAAGGGATTCTCAAGCCAGAGCCACTCAG aaaggaaatggaaaattgaTGACCCATTAGAGAGCAGCCAAGACAATCCAGATGAACATTTCTGGCAGCTTGTATTCACCAGCAACAAAACAGTAAGTGTAGAAAGTGGTGACAGAGTAAGGAAAATTTCTAATCTGGGCACAGACCCTGTTTCTTCAAGAAATTTTCCCTGTAAAGTTTGTGATTCATGTGAACTAagcttgaaaaatatttcaggcTTACTTACTGGTAAAAAGAACTATTCCAGAAAGAAGTCTAATGAGCTTAATGTTTGTGAGAAGTTACTCCTTGATATTAGGCATGAGAAGATTGCTGCTGGAGGGAAATCcggtaaatatttacaaaaaaggaATGTCCTTAGTCATCACCATGGTCTCACTCAGCCAGGTTTTGACCCACCTTTTCAGTATAATGAAAATGGACAAGGCTTCCCTGAGGAGGCAGCCTTTTTAACACATCAGAGATCTCAGCTGGGAGAGACGGTCTGTAAATATAATGAATGTGGAAGAACCTTCATTGACAGTTTAAAGCTCCGTGGATCTCCGAGAACTCatttggaaatggagccagaTGAATGCAGTGTGTGTGGGAAGTCTTTCTACATGGATTTAAGGTTTGGACATCAGAGAGCTCTTACAAGGGACAATCTTTATGAATACAATGAGTACGGTCAGATTTTCTGTGACAATTCAACTTTCATTATCCACCAGGGAGCTTACTCAAGAAAGATTTCCCAGGAATATAAAGTGAGTGACAAAACTTGGGAAAAATCCCCCCTCTTTAAACATCAGCTAGTACATATGGTAGAAAAGCCCTATGActacaaagaaaatggaaataatttcagTAAGAAGTCACATCTCACCCAGCTTCGGAGAGGTCACTCAGGAGAAAAAACCTTTGAATGTGGTGAATGTGGGAAGACCTTCTGGGAGAAGTCAAACCTCACCCAGCATCAgaggacacacacaggggagaagccctatGAGTGTGctgagtgtgggaaagccttttgcCAGAAACCACACCTTACCAACCATCAGCGGACACACACAGGAGAAAAACCCTACGAATGTAAGCAGTGTGGAAAAACGTTCTGTGTGAAGTCAAACCTCACTGAACATCAAAGGacccacacaggggagaaaccctatgaatgtaacgTGTGTGGGAAATCCTTCTGCCACAGGTCTGCCCTAACCGTCCATCAAAGAACGCACACGGGGGAAAAACCCTTTAtatgtaatgaatgtgggaaaTCCTTCTGCGTGAAGTCGAACCTCATTGTacatcagagaactcacacaggggagaaaccctataaATGTAACGAATGTGGGAAAACTTTCTGTGAAAAGTCAGCTCTCACTAAACaccagagaactcacacaggggagaaaccctatgagtGTAATGCATGCGGCAAGACCTTCAGTCAGCGGTCAGTACTCACgaaacatcaaagaattcacGCGAGGGTGAAAGCTCTTTCAGCATCCTGA